A stretch of the Vigna radiata var. radiata cultivar VC1973A chromosome 9, Vradiata_ver6, whole genome shotgun sequence genome encodes the following:
- the LOC106773767 gene encoding uncharacterized protein LOC106773767, producing MDWFSWLSKTSLEPTLVYEYGLTFAHNELEEEDMIYFNHEFLMSMGISIAKHRLEILKLARKVKGKRAPRPVARLMVAIKRTKRCLANYFRTFISCEEESAALVVVPSSSSSRTRPYGTRWKTHVMKRNKSKKLMVAKQERLLLTNGSPNTVMHGLDGFTSPMVYHFNKEEKKEGDDDDGGGYWSSAAAAAEEIRWDTMFQDLKPN from the coding sequence ATGGATTGGTTCTCATGGCTCTCAAAAACAAGCCTTGAGCCAACCCTAGTGTATGAGTATGGTCTTACTTTTGCACACAATGAGCTTGAAGAAGAAGACATGATATACTTCAACCATGAGTTTCTGATGAGCATGGGAATCTCCATAGCCAAACACAGGCTAGAGATTCTGAAGTTGGCAAGGAAAGTCAAGGGAAAGAGAGCACCACGGCCTGTGGCAAGGCTCATGGTGGCGATCAAGAGGACCAAGAGGTGCTTGGCCAATTACTTTCGCACGTTCATCAGCTGTGAAGAAGAGTCTGCGGCACTTGTTGTGGtgccatcatcatcatcatcaaggaCAAGGCCTTATGGGACAAGATGGAAGACTCATGTCATGAAGAGgaacaaaagcaaaaagttGATGGTGGCTAAGCAAGAGAGGCTCTTGCTCACGAATGGAAGTCCCAACACTGTGATGCATGGTCTTGATGGTTTTACCAGTCCCATGGTTTACCATTTCAACAAGgaggaaaaaaaggaaggagaCGATGATGATGGTGGTGGATACTGGTCTTCAGCTGCTGCTGCTGCAGAAGAAATCAGGTGGGATACCATGTTTCAGGATCTAAAGCcaaactga